The proteins below are encoded in one region of Apostichopus japonicus isolate 1M-3 chromosome 22, ASM3797524v1, whole genome shotgun sequence:
- the LOC139963665 gene encoding uncharacterized protein has product MEGSSFHFGTRINNLLFANWNTNGWNNFIFTFLFFIFLAIALEAISHLELILNRYYVSNPLNWTWRQQGEYVNSRSRLLQPLRIPSSLSKITQRRFKIHVARCLLHMPRIFLGYLLMLAVMTYNANILIAVVMGSTIGYFLFGTLQKPNERTGYRHFGSNLNMQDAEAEGDKIS; this is encoded by the exons ATGGAGGGCAGTTCCTTTCATTTTGGAACAAGAATAAATAACCTTCTCTTTGCTAACTGGAATACTAATGGCTGGAATA aTTTTATCTTCACATTCCTGTTCTTCATTTTCTTGGCTATTGCGTTAGAAGCCATCTCACACCTGGAACTGATATTAAATAGATACTACGTCTCCAATCCTTTGAACTGGACATGGAGACAACAAGGGGAATATGTAAACAGCAGATCTAGACTTTTACAACCCCTCAGAATTCCAAGCAGCTTGTCAAAAATCACGCAGAGACG GTTCAAGATCCATGTAGCCAGGTGTCTTCTACATATGCCTCGAATTTTCCTGGGATATCTCTTGATGTTAGCCGTCATGACCTACAATGCAAACATATTGATTGCTGTCGTCATGGGGTCTACCATCGGATATTTCTTATTCGGTACTCTTCAGAAACCAAATGAAAGAACAGGGTATCGGCATTTTGGCTCGAATTTGAATATGCAGGACGCTGAAGCAGAGGGAGACAAGATATCGTAG